One Corynebacterium yudongzhengii DNA window includes the following coding sequences:
- a CDS encoding DUF485 domain-containing protein — translation MAEKAAAVPGRRRQPTQDEFIEMQESSQFQDLRKTFRGFTFPVFIAAMIWFLFYMMAALWMQDFMAQPLWGMNIGLWLGVAQFVTTFAITWVYIVYANKNLEPRQAAIREQMEG, via the coding sequence ATGGCAGAGAAAGCCGCGGCAGTCCCTGGGCGTCGGCGCCAGCCCACGCAAGATGAATTTATCGAGATGCAGGAGAGCTCGCAGTTTCAAGATCTGCGTAAAACCTTCCGGGGATTTACCTTCCCCGTGTTCATCGCCGCGATGATCTGGTTCCTCTTCTACATGATGGCCGCATTGTGGATGCAGGACTTCATGGCCCAGCCGCTCTGGGGCATGAACATCGGCCTGTGGCTGGGCGTGGCCCAGTTCGTCACCACGTTCGCGATTACGTGGGTATACATCGTCTACGCCAACAAGAATCTCGAGCCCCGCCAGGCTGCGATTCGTGAACAGATGGAGGGCTAG
- a CDS encoding aldo/keto reductase produces MTNAQIPTVELNDGTEMPLVGMGTYKLHGEELKAAVRAALEAGYRHIDTASFYGNEEDLGAAVNDAIAAGDVEREELFIATKAWNDEQGAEEIPQAFRRSLKRLGLDYLDLYLLHWPWPQNGTYNESFEAIARIQGLGDVQSIGVCNFYEEVLEDLVSKTGVTPAVNQVEMHVGFTQPKLRALHDKLGIVSQAWAPLGRGVPLNDPDIKAIGARHDASSAQVVLSYLLHLGVSVIPKSADAQRVVNNLGAAGVELDRKDLDVLDALEGRAEYGRLSNDPRTYPG; encoded by the coding sequence ATGACCAACGCGCAGATCCCCACCGTGGAACTCAACGACGGCACCGAGATGCCCCTCGTGGGCATGGGCACCTACAAGCTGCACGGCGAAGAGCTGAAGGCCGCCGTGCGTGCCGCCCTCGAGGCGGGCTACCGCCACATCGACACCGCCTCCTTCTATGGCAACGAGGAAGATCTCGGGGCGGCGGTCAACGATGCTATCGCCGCCGGCGACGTCGAGCGCGAGGAGCTGTTTATCGCCACCAAGGCGTGGAACGACGAACAGGGAGCGGAGGAGATCCCGCAGGCGTTTCGCCGATCGCTGAAGCGCTTGGGCCTCGACTATCTCGATCTCTACCTGCTGCACTGGCCGTGGCCGCAAAACGGGACGTACAACGAGAGCTTCGAGGCGATAGCCCGCATCCAGGGCCTGGGTGATGTCCAGTCGATTGGCGTGTGCAACTTCTACGAAGAGGTGCTCGAGGATCTCGTATCAAAGACCGGCGTCACCCCCGCCGTCAACCAGGTGGAGATGCATGTCGGTTTCACCCAGCCGAAACTGCGCGCGCTGCACGACAAGCTCGGCATCGTCAGCCAGGCCTGGGCGCCGCTCGGCCGCGGGGTGCCGCTGAATGATCCGGACATCAAGGCGATCGGCGCGCGTCATGACGCCAGCTCCGCTCAGGTCGTGCTGAGCTACCTGCTACATCTCGGGGTCTCGGTGATTCCGAAGTCCGCTGATGCGCAGCGGGTGGTGAACAACCTCGGTGCCGCGGGGGTGGAGCTGGACCGTAAGGATCTCGACGTCCTCGATGCGCTGGAGGGTCGCGCGGAGTACGGAAGGCTCTCGAACGACCCGCGGACCTATCCGGGATAG
- a CDS encoding FKBP-type peptidyl-prolyl cis-trans isomerase has product MEKPTVEIPDTPAPAELVIEDLVVGDGAEARVGGMVEVHYVGVDYDTGKEFDSSWDRGQSIEFPLNGLIAGWQEGIPGMHVGGRRRLTIPPELAYGPAGGGHPLAGLTLVFIIDLLDAN; this is encoded by the coding sequence ATGGAGAAGCCGACCGTCGAGATCCCGGATACCCCCGCTCCGGCAGAACTGGTGATCGAGGACCTGGTGGTCGGTGATGGCGCCGAGGCCCGCGTCGGGGGCATGGTCGAGGTCCACTACGTCGGCGTGGACTATGACACCGGCAAGGAGTTCGACTCTTCCTGGGATCGGGGCCAGTCCATCGAGTTCCCCCTCAACGGCCTCATCGCCGGCTGGCAGGAAGGCATCCCCGGCATGCACGTGGGAGGCCGACGTCGCCTGACCATCCCGCCGGAGCTCGCCTACGGCCCCGCCGGCGGGGGACACCCGCTGGCCGGGCTGACTCTCGTGTTCATTATCGACCTTTTGGACGCGAACTAG
- a CDS encoding citrate synthase: MVSDNKGKAVLHYPGGEYEMDIVRATEGNSGFALGKMLNETGLVTFDPGYVSTGSTESKITYIDGEEGILRYRGYDIADLANNATFNEVSYLLINGELPTQDELAKFNNEIRRHTLLDEDFKSQFNVFPRNAHPMSVLASSVNILSTYYQDQLNPLNEEHMHKATVRLMAKVPMLAAYAYRASKGTPYMYPDNSLNARENFLRMMFGYPTEPYEIDPVVVKALDKLLILHADHEQNCSTSTVRMIGSAQANMFVSIAGGINALSGPLHGGANQAVLEMLEDIQNNHGGDATDFMNRVKNKEDGVRLMGFGHRVYKNYDPRAAIVKDTAHEILDHLGGDSMLDLAMELEEIALKDDYFIERKLYPNVDFYTGLIYRAMGFNTDFFTVLFAIGRLPGWIAHYREQLELNTKINRPRQIYTGATKREFVPRDQR, encoded by the coding sequence GTGGTAAGCGACAACAAGGGCAAGGCAGTACTTCACTACCCCGGTGGCGAGTATGAGATGGACATCGTCCGCGCCACCGAGGGCAACTCCGGTTTCGCCCTGGGCAAGATGCTCAACGAGACCGGCCTGGTCACCTTCGACCCCGGTTATGTCTCCACTGGCTCCACCGAGTCGAAGATCACCTACATCGATGGTGAAGAGGGCATCCTTCGTTACCGCGGCTACGACATTGCTGATCTCGCCAACAACGCCACCTTCAACGAGGTGTCCTACCTCCTGATCAACGGCGAGCTGCCGACCCAGGACGAGCTGGCGAAGTTCAACAATGAGATCCGTCGCCACACCCTGCTGGACGAGGACTTCAAGTCCCAGTTCAACGTCTTCCCGCGCAACGCCCACCCGATGAGCGTGCTGGCTTCCTCGGTCAACATTCTGTCGACCTACTACCAGGACCAGCTCAACCCGCTCAACGAGGAGCACATGCACAAGGCGACCGTCCGCCTCATGGCGAAGGTCCCGATGCTGGCGGCATACGCCTACCGTGCGTCCAAGGGCACCCCGTACATGTACCCGGACAACTCGCTGAACGCCCGCGAGAACTTCCTGCGCATGATGTTCGGTTACCCGACCGAGCCTTATGAGATCGACCCGGTCGTCGTCAAGGCCCTGGACAAGCTGCTCATCCTGCACGCCGACCACGAGCAGAACTGCTCCACCTCGACCGTGCGCATGATCGGCTCGGCGCAGGCCAACATGTTCGTCTCCATCGCCGGCGGCATCAACGCCCTGTCCGGCCCGCTGCACGGTGGTGCCAACCAGGCCGTCCTCGAGATGCTCGAGGACATCCAGAACAACCACGGCGGCGATGCCACCGACTTCATGAACCGCGTGAAGAACAAGGAAGACGGCGTCCGCCTGATGGGCTTCGGCCACCGCGTCTACAAGAACTACGACCCGCGCGCCGCCATCGTGAAGGACACCGCCCACGAGATCCTCGACCACCTCGGCGGCGACTCCATGCTGGATCTCGCCATGGAGCTGGAGGAGATCGCCCTCAAGGACGACTACTTCATCGAGCGCAAGCTCTACCCGAACGTCGACTTCTACACCGGCCTGATCTACCGCGCCATGGGCTTCAACACGGACTTCTTCACCGTCCTGTTCGCCATCGGCCGCCTGCCGGGCTGGATCGCTCACTACCGCGAGCAGCTTGAGCTCAACACCAAGATCAACCGCCCGCGCCAGATCTACACCGGCGCTACCAAGCGCGAGTTCGTCCCGCGCGACCAGCGCTAA
- the serC gene encoding phosphoserine transaminase: MTAATPTLPAELIPADGRFGCGPSKVRPAQIDAIVDGATTVIGTSHRKPAVKDLVGSVREGLAQLFQLPEDYEIILSLGGATAFWDAATFGLIEKRSAHLSYGEFSSKFAKTAKLAPWLEDPEIIEAAPGSAPATSALDGVDADVVAWAHNETSTGAMVPVKRPNTDALVVIDATSGAGGLPVDLREVDIYYFSPQKCFASDGGLWIAAMSPAAIERIAKIKESGRFIPAFLDLQTAVDNSRKNQTYNTPAVATLLMLDAQVRWMNDNGGLDGMVERTRANAQALYDWAAQRPEASTYVQDDTTRSLVVGTIDFDESIDAAELAKALRANGILDVEPYRKLGRNQLRIGMFPAIETADVEKLTQAIDYLLDEGVGAKR; this comes from the coding sequence ATGACTGCTGCCACCCCCACCCTGCCCGCTGAACTCATCCCCGCCGATGGGCGTTTCGGCTGCGGCCCGTCGAAGGTGCGCCCCGCCCAGATCGACGCCATTGTCGACGGCGCGACCACGGTCATCGGCACCTCGCACCGCAAGCCGGCGGTCAAGGACTTAGTCGGCTCGGTGCGCGAGGGCCTCGCCCAGCTTTTCCAGCTGCCGGAGGACTACGAGATCATCCTGTCGCTGGGAGGTGCCACCGCGTTCTGGGATGCCGCGACCTTCGGTCTCATCGAGAAGCGCTCCGCGCACTTGAGCTACGGCGAGTTCTCCTCGAAGTTCGCCAAGACTGCAAAGCTCGCCCCGTGGCTCGAGGACCCGGAGATCATCGAGGCTGCCCCCGGCAGCGCCCCGGCCACCTCGGCGCTCGACGGCGTGGATGCCGACGTCGTCGCCTGGGCCCACAACGAGACCTCCACCGGCGCCATGGTGCCGGTCAAGCGCCCGAATACTGACGCCCTCGTCGTCATCGACGCCACCTCGGGTGCCGGAGGGCTGCCGGTCGATCTCCGCGAGGTCGACATCTACTACTTCTCCCCGCAGAAGTGCTTCGCCTCCGACGGCGGGCTGTGGATAGCCGCGATGTCCCCGGCGGCAATCGAGCGCATCGCGAAGATCAAAGAGTCCGGCCGTTTCATCCCGGCGTTTTTGGATCTGCAGACGGCCGTCGATAATTCGCGCAAGAACCAGACCTACAACACCCCCGCCGTAGCCACCCTGCTCATGCTGGACGCACAGGTGCGCTGGATGAACGACAACGGCGGGCTCGACGGCATGGTCGAGCGCACCCGCGCCAACGCTCAGGCACTCTACGACTGGGCCGCGCAGCGCCCGGAGGCGAGCACCTATGTGCAGGACGACACCACCCGTTCGTTGGTCGTCGGCACCATTGATTTCGACGAGTCCATCGACGCCGCCGAGCTCGCCAAGGCCCTGCGCGCCAACGGCATCCTCGATGTGGAGCCCTACCGCAAGCTGGGCCGCAACCAGCTGCGTATCGGTATGTTCCCGGCGATCGAGACGGCGGATGTCGAAAAGCTGACCCAGGCGATCGATTACTTGCTCGACGAGGGCGTGGGCGCGAAGCGCTAA
- the sepH gene encoding septation protein SepH, with protein sequence MRELTLVRDGSTPTSLVLEADSGEQFVLPVTDTLREMLGARETSTGTDAEPQDSAVTVVSESKPTAEPVDGSTPRRVSGQPDPNADPATPRQLPEPDPLQSTPLSMRPREIQMRIRAGASVEELAADMGVAASRVEPYAHPVLLERAQITELARSSHPVREDGPAKLTLAEVLAAAFGARGHSLSEATWDAFKEPDGEWVIRVRWQAGLSENEAEWTFHRHSTSSSTAEPRNAVAADLTDPDFVQPVRSLTSVSRGTRYEEPLPSTSTSDDEPFDQELEYDGELDGADADDNDDRDTEEFPQHPGEEERPAKASRRRRKAVTPHWEDVLLGVRTNTKRPRK encoded by the coding sequence ATGCGAGAGCTGACACTCGTCCGGGATGGATCGACGCCTACCTCCCTGGTACTCGAGGCCGACTCCGGTGAGCAGTTCGTCCTGCCCGTGACGGATACGCTCCGCGAGATGCTCGGCGCGCGTGAAACAAGCACAGGCACCGACGCCGAGCCCCAGGACTCCGCCGTCACCGTGGTCAGCGAGTCCAAGCCCACCGCGGAGCCCGTCGACGGCTCCACCCCCAGGCGGGTGAGCGGCCAGCCGGATCCGAACGCGGATCCGGCCACGCCCCGCCAGCTGCCGGAGCCGGACCCACTGCAGTCCACGCCGCTGTCGATGCGCCCGCGCGAGATCCAGATGCGCATTCGCGCCGGCGCGAGCGTGGAGGAGCTCGCCGCCGACATGGGTGTGGCCGCCTCCCGCGTGGAGCCTTATGCCCACCCGGTGCTGCTCGAGCGCGCCCAGATCACGGAGCTGGCCCGCAGCTCGCACCCGGTGCGCGAGGACGGGCCGGCGAAGCTGACCCTGGCGGAGGTCTTGGCCGCCGCCTTCGGCGCGCGCGGGCACAGCCTCTCGGAGGCCACCTGGGATGCCTTCAAGGAGCCTGACGGCGAGTGGGTCATCCGCGTGCGCTGGCAGGCCGGCCTCAGCGAGAACGAGGCCGAGTGGACCTTCCACCGCCACTCCACCTCCAGCTCGACGGCTGAGCCCCGCAACGCCGTCGCCGCCGACCTCACCGACCCCGACTTCGTCCAGCCTGTCCGCTCGCTGACCTCGGTCAGTCGAGGGACGCGCTACGAGGAGCCGCTGCCGTCGACAAGCACCTCCGACGATGAGCCCTTCGACCAGGAGCTGGAGTACGACGGGGAGCTCGACGGCGCCGACGCGGACGACAACGACGACCGCGACACCGAAGAATTCCCGCAGCACCCCGGCGAGGAGGAGCGCCCGGCGAAGGCTTCGCGACGCCGCCGTAAAGCCGTCACCCCGCACTGGGAGGATGTGCTGCTGGGAGTACGTACCAACACCAAGCGGCCCAGGAAGTAG
- a CDS encoding DUF6928 family protein: MMEEPSTQQTPAVLTYWFVTALEPGKVLRSEPRADRGFGRKYLAQLNPAWPITPIGSFPLNRSSEVSAGEFYIAGYPGVTVVQTWVEDVGLLSELDEKMLSSRPAPDVYVIAIGDGNDFGGFVHYSGGVVKRALSGDRNQLQEDIGLPEPFELPYWAGETTEKLGGPALPFWPQDIARAAERHWVGVDVSPDGPDIQVVGYAVDGRPEPKLDEHKPAPPEESGVEILTYDDYEIAPARGDGDEFVRLAEAAGAALRRVGRGVKRRGVKLGRALNERLRHTDRP; this comes from the coding sequence ATGATGGAAGAACCGAGCACACAGCAGACACCGGCAGTACTGACGTACTGGTTCGTCACCGCGCTGGAGCCGGGCAAGGTGTTGCGCTCCGAGCCGCGCGCCGATCGAGGTTTCGGCCGCAAGTATCTCGCGCAGCTCAATCCGGCGTGGCCGATCACCCCGATCGGTTCTTTCCCCTTAAACCGCTCCTCGGAGGTCTCGGCGGGCGAGTTTTATATCGCGGGCTACCCCGGCGTGACGGTGGTGCAGACCTGGGTGGAAGATGTCGGCCTGCTCAGCGAGCTCGACGAGAAGATGCTCTCGTCTCGCCCCGCACCCGATGTCTATGTCATCGCGATCGGCGACGGCAACGACTTCGGCGGCTTCGTCCACTACTCCGGCGGCGTGGTCAAGCGGGCGCTCAGTGGGGATCGCAACCAGCTGCAGGAAGACATCGGCCTGCCCGAGCCCTTCGAGCTGCCTTACTGGGCCGGCGAGACCACTGAGAAGCTCGGCGGGCCGGCGCTGCCGTTTTGGCCGCAGGACATCGCCCGCGCCGCCGAGCGCCACTGGGTGGGCGTCGACGTCTCCCCCGACGGCCCGGACATCCAGGTGGTGGGCTACGCGGTCGACGGGCGCCCCGAGCCGAAGCTCGACGAGCACAAGCCCGCCCCGCCGGAGGAGTCCGGGGTGGAGATCCTCACCTACGACGACTACGAGATCGCCCCGGCGCGCGGTGACGGCGACGAGTTCGTCCGCCTCGCCGAGGCGGCAGGTGCCGCTTTGCGACGCGTCGGTCGCGGCGTCAAAAGGCGCGGGGTCAAGCTCGGCCGGGCGCTCAACGAGCGGTTGCGGCACACGGATCGGCCTTAG
- a CDS encoding TrmH family RNA methyltransferase, translating to MTERYAFIEHAADERLDDIRDLNRSDRRPDLPGGKGLVIAEGPLVVSRLVESRFPLRLIAGFRNKLDAYDEAYGLPGDVPIYELERPTLAEVAGFDMHRGLVAAADRAPARSPEDVLDNARTVCVLEGVGDHENIGALFRNAAGLGVDAVLFGNGCADPLFRRSVRVSMGHVLRTPFATLPGTYTTWQRSLDLLKDRGFRLISLTPAGDETLADALAGADKVALLFGAEGPGLTEHAMKATDHRAAIPMAEGTDSLNIATSAAVAFYERLRSSHPYA from the coding sequence ATGACTGAGCGCTACGCCTTCATCGAGCACGCCGCGGATGAACGTCTCGACGACATCCGCGACCTCAACCGCTCCGACCGCCGCCCCGACCTGCCCGGAGGCAAAGGCCTCGTCATCGCCGAAGGTCCGCTGGTGGTCTCCCGGCTCGTGGAATCCCGCTTCCCGCTGCGCCTCATCGCGGGCTTTCGCAACAAACTCGACGCCTACGACGAGGCCTACGGCCTGCCGGGCGACGTCCCCATCTACGAGCTCGAGCGCCCCACCCTCGCCGAGGTCGCCGGCTTCGACATGCACCGCGGCCTCGTCGCCGCCGCCGACCGCGCCCCCGCCCGCAGTCCCGAAGACGTGCTCGATAACGCCCGCACCGTCTGCGTCCTCGAGGGCGTGGGCGATCACGAAAACATCGGCGCGCTCTTCCGCAACGCCGCGGGATTAGGAGTCGACGCCGTGCTCTTCGGCAACGGCTGCGCCGACCCGCTGTTTCGTCGCAGCGTACGCGTCTCGATGGGCCACGTCCTGCGTACTCCCTTCGCCACGCTGCCCGGCACCTACACCACGTGGCAGCGCTCGCTGGATCTGCTCAAAGACCGCGGCTTCCGCCTCATCTCGTTGACGCCGGCCGGTGATGAAACACTTGCCGACGCCCTCGCCGGCGCCGACAAGGTCGCACTCCTCTTCGGGGCCGAGGGGCCCGGGCTGACCGAACACGCCATGAAGGCCACCGACCACCGCGCCGCGATCCCGATGGCCGAGGGGACGGACTCGCTCAACATCGCGACCAGCGCGGCCGTGGCGTTTTATGAGCGGCTGCGGAGCAGCCACCCGTACGCCTAA
- a CDS encoding NCS2 family permease, whose amino-acid sequence MSTSTQTEKAEQTGFLDRYFHISERGSTISTEVRAGVVTFFAMAYIILLNPLILGTGADSEGTVLGVSRVAAVTAFAAGVMTIAFGIFAKYPFGIAAGLGLNTLVAVTAVAGEGLTWAQAMGLIVIEGIIIVILAVTGFRQLVFEAIPQSMKAAMSVGIGAFISIIGFVGGGFVTRVPDAANTTVPVSLGIGGSISTIPTLVFVFGLILCGILAVRNVPGGLFIGIVVTTILAIVLEAIFKVGPVNDDAGNYNEGGWGMAVPTAPDGLGTIPDLSLLGNVDLFGSFVNIGVLATTLLVFTLLFANFFDAMGTMTGLGRQAGLDDENGNLPGMKRALIVEGTGAVVGGAASASSNTVFADSAAGVGDGARTGLANVVTGLLFLLAMFFTPLYEIVPLEAASPVLVIVGAMMMAGVRDIDWSKFYVALPAFLTIVVMPFTYSIANGIGVGFIAFTIMFVAAGKAKEIHWIMWLVSALFLIFFGADPILDALR is encoded by the coding sequence ATGAGCACCTCGACGCAGACTGAGAAAGCGGAACAAACCGGTTTTCTCGACCGTTACTTCCACATCTCGGAGCGTGGCTCCACCATCTCGACGGAAGTACGTGCCGGTGTCGTCACGTTCTTCGCGATGGCCTACATCATCCTGCTGAACCCCCTGATCTTGGGTACCGGTGCGGACTCCGAGGGCACCGTGCTCGGGGTGAGCCGGGTCGCCGCGGTCACCGCCTTCGCTGCCGGCGTGATGACGATCGCCTTCGGCATCTTCGCCAAGTATCCCTTCGGTATCGCCGCGGGCCTGGGGCTCAACACCCTGGTCGCGGTCACGGCCGTGGCGGGGGAGGGGCTGACCTGGGCGCAGGCGATGGGCCTCATCGTCATCGAGGGCATCATCATCGTCATCCTCGCCGTGACCGGGTTCCGCCAGCTTGTCTTCGAAGCGATCCCACAGTCGATGAAGGCCGCGATGAGCGTCGGCATCGGAGCGTTCATCTCGATCATCGGGTTTGTCGGCGGCGGGTTCGTCACCCGCGTGCCGGATGCGGCGAACACCACGGTGCCGGTCAGCCTGGGCATCGGCGGCTCGATCTCTACGATCCCGACGCTCGTGTTCGTCTTCGGCCTCATCCTCTGCGGCATCCTCGCCGTGCGCAACGTGCCGGGCGGGTTGTTCATCGGCATCGTGGTCACCACAATCCTCGCGATCGTGCTAGAGGCCATCTTTAAGGTCGGCCCCGTCAACGACGACGCCGGCAACTACAACGAAGGCGGCTGGGGCATGGCCGTGCCCACCGCCCCGGACGGGCTCGGCACGATCCCGGATCTCTCGCTGCTCGGCAACGTCGATCTCTTCGGCTCCTTCGTCAACATTGGCGTGCTCGCGACGACGCTTCTGGTGTTCACCCTGCTGTTTGCCAACTTCTTCGACGCCATGGGCACCATGACCGGCCTCGGCCGCCAGGCGGGGCTCGACGACGAGAATGGCAACCTACCCGGCATGAAGCGCGCCCTCATCGTCGAGGGCACCGGCGCCGTGGTCGGCGGTGCCGCCTCGGCCTCCTCGAATACCGTGTTCGCCGATTCCGCCGCTGGTGTCGGCGACGGCGCGCGCACGGGCCTGGCGAACGTCGTCACGGGCCTGCTGTTCCTGCTCGCCATGTTCTTCACCCCGCTCTATGAGATCGTGCCGCTCGAGGCCGCCAGCCCGGTGCTCGTGATCGTCGGCGCCATGATGATGGCGGGCGTGCGTGACATCGACTGGTCGAAGTTCTACGTCGCGCTGCCGGCGTTTCTCACCATCGTGGTCATGCCTTTTACCTACTCCATCGCCAACGGCATCGGCGTCGGCTTCATCGCGTTCACCATCATGTTCGTCGCCGCCGGCAAGGCCAAGGAGATCCACTGGATCATGTGGCTGGTCTCCGCGTTGTTCCTCATCTTCTTCGGCGCCGACCCGATCCTCGACGCCCTGCGCTAA
- a CDS encoding DUF3027 domain-containing protein produces the protein MKDVSHPKRSSRNRRNRQRHHPLLGERAIATAREALSELDDGPIGGHLGVAGVCKNVATHRFAADVPGYSGWEWNAVLACATGSDYVTVNEVALVPTPEGDALTAPDWVPYTDRLRPGDLGPGDLMPPAPDDERLVEDAEDARAVVVDKRRKHHLTRAGLEQATTRWRTGDFGPNSEFAEKAALRCRTCAFYLPLGEPVGENFGVCANEYSADGTVVHATYGCGAHADTVVDEDNDERAAAFDDERPIF, from the coding sequence ATGAAAGACGTGTCCCATCCGAAACGATCCTCCCGTAACCGACGCAACCGCCAGCGACACCATCCACTGCTGGGAGAGCGCGCCATCGCTACGGCCCGTGAGGCCTTAAGCGAACTCGACGACGGGCCGATCGGCGGCCACCTCGGCGTCGCGGGCGTGTGCAAAAACGTCGCCACCCACCGCTTCGCCGCCGACGTCCCCGGCTACTCCGGCTGGGAATGGAACGCCGTGCTCGCCTGCGCCACCGGCTCGGACTACGTCACCGTCAACGAAGTCGCCCTCGTGCCGACCCCGGAAGGCGACGCGCTCACCGCCCCCGACTGGGTGCCCTACACCGACCGGCTGCGCCCCGGCGATCTCGGGCCCGGCGATCTCATGCCGCCCGCGCCCGACGACGAGCGACTTGTCGAGGATGCGGAGGATGCTCGGGCGGTGGTCGTCGATAAGCGACGCAAACACCACCTCACCCGCGCCGGGCTCGAGCAGGCGACCACGCGGTGGCGGACCGGCGACTTCGGGCCCAACAGCGAATTCGCCGAGAAAGCGGCGCTGCGGTGCCGGACCTGCGCGTTCTACCTGCCGCTCGGCGAACCCGTGGGGGAGAACTTCGGGGTGTGCGCCAACGAATATTCCGCCGACGGCACCGTCGTGCACGCGACCTACGGATGCGGCGCCCATGCGGACACCGTGGTCGACGAGGATAACGACGAGCGCGCCGCCGCCTTCGACGACGAGCGGCCGATTTTTTAG
- a CDS encoding glutaminyl-peptide cyclotransferase, with protein MTLRMFSSLALSGLLATSLSACQASDDVGVEKPGVEKLGVEIVERHPFDETSFTQGLEVDENGSILVGTGRTGESRIYRTTTADEQSHSHDLDEELFGEGITRHGDTVWQLTWQAGTVIERDATTLTEKGRASYPGEGWGLCAQQDRLILSDGTDELRYLAPEDFSEIGRVPITLEGEPLAGINELECVGDEVYANIFMSTDIVRIDPDSGEVTALIDASRLPNNGPDHPDAVLNGIAHLPGTDRFYLTGKWWPDLYEVRFVPSG; from the coding sequence ATGACCCTGCGCATGTTCTCCTCGCTTGCCCTCTCGGGATTGCTGGCCACCTCGCTGAGCGCCTGCCAGGCCAGCGATGACGTCGGCGTCGAAAAGCCGGGCGTCGAGAAGCTTGGCGTCGAGATCGTCGAGCGCCACCCCTTCGACGAGACGTCTTTCACCCAGGGCCTCGAGGTGGATGAAAACGGCTCGATTCTCGTCGGCACGGGCCGTACCGGCGAGTCGCGGATCTATCGCACCACCACCGCCGATGAGCAGAGCCACTCTCACGATCTGGATGAAGAGCTTTTCGGCGAGGGCATTACCCGCCACGGCGATACCGTCTGGCAGCTGACGTGGCAGGCCGGCACCGTCATCGAGCGCGATGCCACCACCCTCACAGAAAAAGGGCGCGCGAGCTATCCCGGCGAGGGCTGGGGACTGTGCGCCCAGCAGGATCGGCTGATCCTTTCCGACGGTACCGACGAGCTGCGCTACCTCGCCCCGGAGGATTTCTCCGAGATCGGCCGCGTGCCGATCACCTTAGAGGGCGAGCCGCTGGCGGGCATCAACGAGTTAGAGTGCGTCGGCGACGAGGTCTACGCGAACATCTTCATGAGCACCGACATCGTGCGCATCGACCCAGACTCCGGCGAGGTCACGGCGCTTATCGACGCCTCTCGCCTCCCGAATAACGGCCCCGACCACCCGGACGCGGTCCTCAATGGCATCGCGCATCTGCCGGGCACGGATCGCTTCTACCTCACCGGCAAGTGGTGGCCGGACCTGTACGAGGTCCGCTTCGTGCCCAGCGGGTAG
- a CDS encoding DUF2771 domain-containing protein has product MATRKEAKRKSLLQVLTLLVIAAVVVAVVVLAQSWLRNQPDPEPEDTAIEVSVGEQTKEVYPYMIAEPGVEPAENEVPTIEVADEDNVLISLPEHVYDHDWTAVIIYDEPGANDQILHGPYEAEEITVPVTAEPVEEDGETPRLMVVEIQSVMIGTNDAGEQTPYTTVWSVATQHA; this is encoded by the coding sequence ATGGCCACCCGGAAAGAAGCAAAGAGGAAGTCCCTGCTGCAGGTCCTGACCTTGCTGGTGATTGCCGCGGTCGTGGTGGCCGTGGTGGTGCTCGCGCAGTCGTGGCTGCGCAACCAGCCGGACCCGGAGCCGGAGGACACGGCGATCGAGGTGAGCGTGGGCGAGCAGACCAAGGAGGTCTACCCGTACATGATCGCCGAGCCCGGGGTGGAGCCGGCCGAAAACGAGGTGCCCACGATCGAGGTGGCCGACGAGGACAACGTCCTCATCTCCCTTCCGGAGCATGTCTACGACCACGATTGGACGGCCGTCATCATCTACGACGAGCCGGGCGCGAACGATCAGATCCTCCACGGCCCCTACGAGGCCGAGGAGATCACCGTCCCAGTCACCGCGGAGCCGGTCGAGGAAGACGGCGAGACCCCACGCCTGATGGTGGTGGAGATCCAGTCGGTGATGATCGGCACCAATGACGCTGGCGAGCAGACGCCCTATACGACGGTGTGGTCCGTCGCCACGCAGCATGCTTAA